The sequence TTCTTTGCTGGACGCCAAAGACAATATTTCAAGCTGAATTAATCTCttcttttcattatataatctcttctttttattttttgaattaatttatattttggtttagtttaaatttggattaatttaaaatagaatataattatatgacattgtatatagAGAGATATcgcaaatatcaaaagatttgagaatatcattgatagttagagaaaatatttgaaatgaataaaaaaatattaaaaagtataatatttaaataatatgaagaaataatagataagttgatatatggtatattataaaaatcagtatgtaaaatagaaacagtagattttggtgatgtattttaaaggataagatgaaaaatctattggGAGTGCTttaaagtgtgtgtgtgtgtgtataatagtatcatatagtgatatagtatttgaTCATGTATAAACTAAGTGATAATATATTAGCATTACTCTATTTGATCATATATGTTAATGATAATGTGATGGTTAcataaacttttttatataagtgtatatgatcaaatgtatataaatatatttataaaaaatatatattatagtttattatgctataaaatgtatttatccaatatatatatatatagtttatattaaaacatatgatcaaatgtccatttttaagattaagattttatgttataaaattaaaatttttaatgataatgttatatcaaatgttatattcattttatgttattagattattattatacatgaataataggattttaaaatttaatcttatattaattagcaatttagcatataatataaaattattttatatataatataaaaaaatcatatataatataaaaatcatataaaaaatattgtatataatataaaaaattaatatatatatatatataaccggTTTGGTCcagtgttagaaaaaggaaagcCAGAACTGGATCAGTTCCGAccgattttgagaaaaatggaacTAGTATCGAAGCGAACCAGTTCGGTCCAattcacctattttttttttcattcctaatCATTATCATGTAAAAAAAGTAAGCAATCTAACCATAAAACTTGAAATAGAATTTCTCCTTCAAGCagcatttcaaaatatttttttttctcccttttttaagaaaaatgggAGTTCAACAAATTGGGCATATCAAATTATTAAGATTATTATCTCTATATCCATACTTAATTATCTCATATGTGAACCCTAAACAATCTatgaaattgattaaaaaaaagtgatttctatccctcattttcatcttatttggACAAAATATTGCAACTGACACTTGAAAGATGATGGTGGTTATTAGCtcaacaaaaaattattcatgttGATGCAATTTCCAAGTATGCCTGTGGCATGCCCTAACGACGTGTTGCCAGAATGGAGAACTCGAGAAACCAAGTAGAGATGCCTCGAACCCTTAAGTCAACGAGGAGTTAAGCTCTTTCAATGACTAATGAATCTTTATTCCATAATATGCACTTGGTATGTTATTTATAAGGGTTAAGgtaaccttctttttttttctcataggTGCTGGATTCAATTGAAATCTaccccttaaaaaaattggtGTATGCCACATTGAGCGGTGAGCACACAGTATTCTTTAGTAAAAGGCAAAAGATAGTTCGCTCTGTGCTCACCGCATGGCTCCATTGTGTTAAGGTAACCCTACTATGGCAAAACCTCTTCATAAGCATGATTCTCAGTACCCATGCAGTTTGGCATATTACCTTTTGGAACATGATTTGGCCGTTGATAGTGCTTTTCCGGTGCGGATATCTCTCTTGAGCTTATCTTTGTACATCTGTATCTCATCAAGACACGGTTAATTAGGTGACATCTTGTACTCATGGCCTCTACCCAACTCTTGCCCAACACCTAGAGGATCATGTTATCATGTTGCATTGTTTGGAGGCTACGGGATTAAAGAACAATGGTGAGGTTCTTTTTTGTCCATGGCGTTAGATGGCATGATAGAAATCAGTGTAGCTTCCATTCATGAACGGGATATCGATTTTTCCATCTAGAGTCTTACTACTCCCACATTAAGAATTGGGactggattttctttttttttttccctggagTCGGCTGGGAGTTTCTTGTGGGCAAGGCCAATCGTCCCAAGTTTCCTGTTAGGGCCTTTTGGCATTCTATTACTAATGGCCGTGATTTCGAAGTTACTCCCACTAGGAGAGAGACAGAGTATTTGGACCTCTTGTACTCGAGTTACAAAAACCCCAAACTCTGTTAGTTCTGACATGATCCTTACTCATGAAAATATTAACCGTTTCTTGGTGGTTCCCGACTAGTTGGTAGGTCCAAGACCCTCTCGTGGGCGCAAGAGGTATGCTCCTGCTCCATTGAACACCAAAGGGAAAAGGCCATGTACCAAAGGTGATGGAGTTCGGGGTGGGTCATGTGCTTCTCACGACCCACTTGTCCAAACGGGGCACGAAGTATCCTCGGCCATCGACTGCCCCTTCGTGTGGCAGCTGTCAAGAAACCCAGCGTTCACCTCCATCGTTACATCCTAATCATCTCGTGGATGtgattaatagaaaataatcaatctaaaaaattatcaaaatctgCCCCTAAGTCGGGCTAAAATAGCTGTaaatcaaaaatatcagaattttGCCAAAAATAGCTAAACCccaaaaataaaccaaaaataaatacacatttAAAGAAGTAATCTACTAAAAATCTGGTCTAAATTGGGTTTAGAATCACTTCCCaaacaataaatgaaatattatcataaaacgaaaaaattatctaaaaatggAGGTTCGGAGGGGGAAAAAATGGATTTTGACCTTGAGAACGATGCATATTGAGCATAGATGGGTGATCACAACATGTGTGCCGAAAAGTGATTTCCGAATTTAGGTCATTTGCGCAATTTTGATACTTGTAGCCAAAGTTATGACTAAAATACCGAAACGTGCTCAAAACTGCCCCAAATCAGGAAAAGATAATTGTTTCTTGCCATATTTAAGCTAATCTGCCAAGTCAAGGTATTTTAGCAACATCAATGGGCAATCTGAAAACTCAGTATCATCTAACTCAGATCCTCCTACATCACTCGCCCTGGGTTGGAAAAGATTTGTTCTCGAGTTCACAATAGCTTCATCGGAATCCACAAATCAAGGACTCAGGTGTtcacattaaatacatcaaaattcttcaaatgGTTGGGGAGGCGCAACCTATACGCGTTATCATTGATCTTCTGTAGAATCTCACAGAGTCTAATCTTCCACTCTTTAAGCTTATTATACTCTCTAACAAGAAAACGATCACGAGTTAATACAGCGCAAACAAAATCACCAATATAAAAAAGTACATGTCTGCGATGATTGCTGGCTCGAGCCTTTGTGGTTAGTATTACTCTTGTGGATGGCCAGCTTCACCTGCTCATGGAATATGAGGAATAGGTGTCAAATCAAGCACACCCGATGGATTCTGGTCGTAGACAATCTCAATAGGGCTTAGTTGTGTCATTCTGTTCATGGACATGTTATTGGAAAATTATGCCTGAGGTACAGCCAGATCCTATTGCTTTGGTTTATTCCCTACTAAACTCCTTAAAAGGTTACCCAAGCTCTGATTCACTTCTTCGGTTTGACCATCTATCTGGAGATGGTAGGCACTGCTGAAATTCAACTTCGTCTCTAGTTTCTCCTATAAACTCTTCTAAAAATGGCTTATGAACCATCACGATCAGAAGTAATTGATCGTGCAATGACatgtaaaaggaaaatctatttGAAATACAGATGAGCATCCGTACGACATCCATCGTCTTCTTGCAAGCAACAAAATGGGCCATCTTGGAGAACCTGTCATGTgacgccctcgacccccacgttatttttgtggagttcgtgacaccgggatgatgaccacacggatcacgcaccccaacgaccagtgctcaaagtgtgtacaacatacaataaatgtacAGTAATATTCACggcggagaaaataaaagggtctttccttattaagtaccagaattgttcaaaaagcagtaaaataactttacaaatattttacagtcttccgtaagataatttaaagaaagcaaataacataagggaaacaagtcccaaacgctgaacaacatatcagcgacttaagcttctggaggagtcggtccttcaggttcatactcgggctctgcgtcaaactctacggcaccataaaacggaaccgtagggtaaacaccactatgagattatgacatctcagcaagtaattaaccaaaataacatccaagagatttaagaCACATTTATACAAACACGTGCTCCCATGCggataaaataataacttacattccttttcccaaaaaataccatttttattcttGCACCCCAAACATCCCATTTTtgtcccaatcatatttattatgaatttacgcatgcaccacggtcttccctatggaccgtccgcacaccttggctctcttcgtcacatcacgggtaacgtccgtgcatgagacttcgtaacgagcgatgcttAGTTCCCcacccagcgcgtacatggccaagcatcctctaacctcgccagccaaaggtcacggaatcggtacgagagcgttaccgtctcgtccgttcccgtcgtcgccctgcgacaactcagaggacgtcacgtcagtctgttacgctcccgagtgaccagaggagctccaccgagataataccccatctcggcttggggtcgtgatacacatgcacccacgCCATTAATAACAATAGTCTCAATTTCAACAGACCACATGACATCAtagcacaatttattataaacgataaatatgcattgcaacagttattgaaataaatattaaatttttcatttacaaaaataaacctcCATTTACAACTATACAGTTTCACAATACACGCGTAATCCCGTTCATTAATCTGGCCCAAGGCGCAAATCCAACAACTCTAATTTTAAcaagcccaacacttcaacggctCAAAgcccaatttccaacaaaacCAACAGTTCAATAATTTACAATGAACAGCAGTTATaaagtcaatttaaatcacttgaattttcgatggaaaattacatacacacgatgaaGGGTATATCTGAAAGATCACTCAAAGACGATGCTCAAGGTGGCGGCTCAACGGAACAGTGCccaaaaattgggtttttattACACAGCAACAACAACccaacagataatttttttctctcaattaaacaaaacaaagtaCAACAGAAATTCAAAGCTCTCGGATTAAAACACCCAAACTCGTGAATCACTCGAATCACCCAAATTCACAATTTCAGATGTGAAATTCTCGGATTCAATTACCCAAACTCATGAATCACCCGATTTGCAGCTCTTGGATTCAATCCAAACAACACTCGGGTTCAACCAAAACTCAcaaatcaattcaaaatttagaaAGAGGTGAAATGGCTTGAAAGAGGATgagtattttccaaaataatctgAGGAAATCCATGGAATATATATAGACTAGCAATGGCGGTTTTGAAGAGCTATGTGTCGCACGggtagagaaaaatgaaaacgacATCAAGCCGTGGAGGACAGAGATGAAATCGCGCAGACGTGTGGAGCGGCGGTGACGACAACTCATTCGGAGTCCATGCCTAACGCCACCGAGATGCTATGGAAGAGTGAGGTGGTGGCGTGGGGATCGGCAGCTCGACAGCAAGGTTTCGGAGTCACTACCGAAAGACACGGAGTGAAAGAAGCATGGTGGAGGTGGCGGCTCGCGGTTGGCTTGCGGATTGAAGTCCCGAAGTGGCGTCGGCAGTAACTGTGTGGAGAGTAAGCTGCAggtagaagaaggaagaagaagaaataagaagaagaagaagaagaaggaagtcGAGCGGCGCAAGGGAGAAATGATGGAACCCTAGCCCCCAGatcaaaacggcgtcgtttcggAAAGTGAGAGCTGGGTCTCACAGGCCGCACGGCTGGGCCGTGTTTCGCACAAAGCCTGGACCCcttgctgggctgggctggaCCTCGGGtcaccaacacacacacacacccacgacCCACAGAAAACAAATACACATCcacacacacagcccaaataataatacaataaaaattacaaaaaaatttactaacacaaatataaaataataaataaagaaattaaaatcccaacatacctatttaattaaaataataaattaacccaatattaaaattttaaataacttaAACCCTTAAAAAAATAGGGATCTCACATCCTTCCCCctttaaaagaaatttcgtcATCGAAATTGCCAAGTTCCTATATTGATTCCAAAACATGATACAATACAAAACTCTAAACAAACTTGAGAaagaatacaaatattcaaaactacTCGAACAAGTAAGGGTAGAACTTTCTcatgtctgcctctctctcccacgaaAAATCCTGGGCTAATGGATCTCCCTAAGATACCATAACTAGAGGTATCGACTTGGATCTTAATTGTTGCTCCTTCCTGTCAAGGATCTGAGTTGGGACAACTTCATAAGTGAGATCAGACCGGAGTTGAATGCTCTCTGGATTAACGAAACGTGGCTCCTGCTGACCAAAGCTATTCTTTAAAGACGACACgtggaaaacatcatgaattTCACCAAAATGTTCTGGCAGAGCAATACGATAAGCAACTGATCCAACCTTCTCCagaatctgaaaagggccaacatatctcGGACTAAGTTtccctttcttaccaaaacgcTTAACACCTTTCATTGGAGAAACTTTGAGGTAAACACAATCACCAtcctcaaataataaatctcttcTCCTCATGTCCGAATAGCTCTTCTGACGACTCTGCGCAGCTGCCATCTTGTCTCTTATAATTTGAACCTGATTCTTCATCTCCTGAACAATATCCAGTCCAACTAGATTCccttcgccaacttcatcccaaaataaggGAGATCGACACTTCCTCCCGTAAAGAGTTTCATAAGGGGCCATTTGAATAGTCgcttgaaaactgttattatacgCAAACTCTATAAGCGACAGATGACTTTCCCAACTTCcattaaaatccaaaacacaagctcgcagcatatcctcaagagtctgaatagtgcgttctgattgaccgtcggtttgaggatgataagcactgctGAATTTCAACTTGGTGCCCAAAGCTgtttgcaaactcttccagaagtgAGACGTGAATCGTGGGTCTctatctgacacgatactcatGGGTATTCCATGAAGACATATGATTTCCTTGATATAAATTAGAGTCAAAGTTCCCAAAGTATCAGTGTTAGAAATAGGTAAGAAATGGGctctcttggtcaaccgatcaataataacccagattgaattcttcccactaggtGACCTTGGTAAaccaattacaaaatccattgcgatgtcgtcccatttccactcaggaatagggagtggtTGAAGATAGCCAGCGGGCCTCTGATGCTCAGCTTTAACCTGCCGACAAGTTGTACATTTCGCAATAAACAAAGCAATGTCTCTTTTCATTCCCTCCCACCAAAAACTTTTCTTCAAGTCTTGGTACATTTTTGTACTTCCAGGGTGAACTGAATAAGGCGCTGCATGGGCCTCAGtcaagatttttttcttaaattctgaatctgtagGAATACCCTACGATTACgaaataaaagaatgtcatcTCTGCTTAGACTGAAATGCGCGGGTCCTTGTGACTTCTTGACTCTTTCTTTAATATCTAACAACTTAGAGTCATTTTCCTGCAGAGTTTTCAactcctcaaaatcaagaactcGGATATCAAGAATTGAAGTCAACACATCTTCCTGTTGTGAACTAGTAGTAAGAAGTCTCCTTATACCAGAAAGAAGAGAGTCTAACCCTGATGACTCAGCCTCATCAACTGAATAAGACTTCCGACTTAGTGCATCTGCAACCAGATTTGCTTTCCCTGGGtgatacttaatctcacactggTAATTACTGATTAACTCTATccatctcctctgtctcatgttaagatttttctgcGAGAAAAGATGTTTAAGGCTCTTATGATCAGTGTAAACTTCACAAGTCTCGCCATATAAATAGTACCGCCAAATTTTGAGAGCGAAAACCACAACTGCTAACTCCAAGTcgtgcgtgggataattcttctcatgatcTTTCAATTGGCGGGATGCATACGCCACAACTCTTCCCTCCTGCATAAGCACACATCCCaaaccaaatttggaagcatcacTAAAAACTACATACGGCTTATGAGgttccggaagtgccaaaataggtgctGTAGTTAACCTTTTCTTCAGCTCTTGAAAACTCTTCTCGCATTTGTCGGACCAaacaaactcaacatttttCCTGGTAAGAGTAGTGAGAGGTCCAGACAAACGAGCAAAGCCTTCTACAAACCTGCGATAATAACCAGCAAGTCCTAAAAACTTCCAATTTCGTGCACCATTGAAGGACATGGCCATGCCAGTACAGCTTTGACCTTTCTTGGATCAACTGCTACTCCCTCCCGGGACATaacatgaccaagaaatttaatcTCCTTCAACCAAAATTCGCACTTGTTTAGATTTGCAAAGAGTTGATGATCTCTTAACTTACCCAAAACCAATCAAAGATGGCTGGCGTACTCTTCTGGTTCTCgagaataaaccaaaatatcatcaataaagactatCACAAAGGAATCTAGATAGGGTCGgaatactctattcatcatatccataaatgcTGCAGGGGCATTTGCTAATCCGAATGGCATTACTTTAAACTCAAAATGCCCATACCTAGACCTAAAGGCAGTCTTAGGTATATCCTGATCCTTTATCCTCAATTGATAGTATCCCGATTTTaagtcaatttttgaaaaagtagtagcaCCTTGAAGTTGATCGAATAAATCATTAATTCGAGGTAGggggtacttattcttaatggtACCTTATTGAGTTCTCGGTAATGTATACACATTCTGAGggtaccatccttctttttaacaaacaacactggtgctccccaaggtgaaaaactaggctgaataaatcccttatCTACCAATTCTTGTAATTGACTCTTCAGCTCTTTTAACTCTGCTGGCGCCATTTGGTACGGGGCCTTATGAACAGGTGCCGCACCAGATTCTAGGTCAATGGCGAACTCCAAATCACGAACAGGTGGCAAGCCGGGCAAATCATCCACAAATACATCAGAGAATTCCATCACAATCGGAATATCTGCTACAGATTTCCTTTCCGAAAGTGCAGATACCACATGAACCAAATAGGCATCTGCCCCATTAGCTAAGTCCCTGCTTGCTTGAATGgcagatataactgcaggtTTCGCCTTTATCTTACTTCCTGCAAACTCTAAATACTTATCCCCAGGTAGTTGGAAACTAACAATCCTACTACGACAATTAATGCTGGCGAAATACTGatataaccaatccattcctagaATAATTTCAAACTCAAGTAATTTAAACCTTATCAAATCTGCCTTAAGTGTCATTCCATTTAAAACCAGAGGACAACCTAAGGTAACCTTCGAACACCACACAGTTTCCCCATTTGGTAACTTCACTACCAAGGACTGTGATAAAGGTTTAAAAACCAGGTTGCACATCCGAGCAAAGGTGGCAGAAATGAATGACTGAGATGCTCCTGAGTCAAATAAAGTGCAAGCATAATAATCATATAGTCGAACTGTAcctaaaaagatttaaaactacCAATTAAGTCTAACCAACAAAATACCCAAATAAAGTATCTCAAATGATTGAATAGAAATCTATACCTGTGATGACTCCAGCATTTTGGGTTTCCTGAGCTTCATCATCTACCTCACCAGGTGTCACTGCGTAGACCCTAGCTTGAACAGTTGGTCTTGGGGTAATCCTCCCACCACGGTAACCGCCTCGATTCGTCTGCATCATGGTAGGGCAGCTGCGAGCAAGATGTCTTGTTTGCCCGCATCTGAAACACTGAATCCCAGACATGTGGCACTCGCCGACATGTGACCTATTGCATTTGCCACATACTGGCGCTCGACCTCCCATTCGTACTCCGGTGGCCATCTGCGGTCGGGCCCCAGTTCTGGAAATAAACTTAGGTGTAGACCCTGAACTACTTCTTTCCCCGAAAACTCTTCTCTTTTGCCCAATTGGTGAAGCAACAGGATCAATAAACTCCCGCTTTGCAATCGAAACAACCTCTACTAATTGCTGAAAAGTTGGAATTTGCAAGCAAGCAACCTGTCTACGGATCTCCCGCCGTAGACCCTCCTGAAATCGCTCGatccgcatctcttccgtagcaatcaAATGTGTAGCAAACTTCCCGAGTTCTATAAACTTCCGGGCATACTGCTCGACCGTCATCACCCCTTGTACTAAATTGTTAAACTCTCGTGCCTTTTGTTTCCTCATAGTATTCGGGAAGAAACGATCATTGAATTCCTTTTTAAACCGCGGCCAAGATACCGCCGCAATAGATCCTAACTCCATTTCCAGAAGCTCCCGCTTGGTTCCCCACCAAGCAGTCGCGTCACCTTGCAACAGGTAACTTGCGTATAACACCTTTTGAGTTTCAGTACACCCACAGATCTCAAATGTCTTTTCAAGATCACTAATCCACCTTCCAGCACGAAGTGGATCCTCTTGCTCAGAAAAAGTAGGGGTCCTATGAGCTAAAAAGCATTCGTACGGACAACCGTTCTGTTGCTCTCTTTGCGGCGGAAaattttgttgaagaaattctgtcatacgGGTTAAAGCTCTAGCCATGGCGAGATTCCCATCAGAGCGAGACAAGTCAATCTCAGGTTCCGGATGCGGTATTCCTGATCGGTCCATCTTACTGAatgaaatatacaaaaaaaaacgTCCCTTTTAAAACtcgatatttttaaattattatttttttttctggtacTATACCTAGGTATTTATacggttttacccagagccagaccgctctgataccacccgtgacgccctcgacccccacgttatttttgtggagttcgtgacaccgggatgatgaccacacggatcacgcaccccaacgaccattgctcaaagtgtgtacaacatacaataaatgtacagtaatattcgcagcggagaaaataaaagggtctttccttattaagtaccagaattgttcaaaaagcagtaaaataactttacaaatattttacagtcttccgtcagataatttaaagaaagcaaataacataagggaaacaagtcccaaacgttgaacaacatatcagcgacttaagcttctggaggagtcggtccttcaggttcatactcgggctctgcgtcacaCTCTACGGCACCAACAAACGGAACCGTAaggtaaacaccactatgagattatgacatcttaacaagtaattaaccaaaataacatccaagagatttaaaacacatttatacaaACACGTGCTCCCATGCGGacaaaataacaacttacattccttttctcaaaaaataccatttttattcttgcaccccaaaaattccatttttgtcccaatcatatttattatgaatttatgcATGCACCACAGTCTCCCCTATgaaccgtccgcacaccctggctctcttcgtcacatcacagGTAATGTCCGTgtatgagacttcgtaacgagtgatgctcagttccgcgcccagcgcgtacatggccaagcatcctctaacctcgccagccaaagaTCAtagaatcggtacgagagcgttaccgtctcgtccgttcccgtcatcgccctgcgacaactcagaggacgtcacgtcagtctgttacgctcccgagtgaccagaggagctccaccgagataatgccccatctcggcttggggtcgtgatacacacgcacccacgccATTAATAACAATAGTCTCAATTTCAACAGACCACATAACatcacagcacaatttattataaacgataaatatgcattgcaacagttattgaaataaatattaaattttttatttacaaaaataaacctccatttacaattatacagtttcacaatACACGTGTAATCCTGTTCAttaatccggcccaaggcccaaatccaacaactcTAATTTTAACAAGCCAAACACTTCAACGGCTCAAAgcccaatttccaacaaaaccaacagttcaataatttacaatgaacaacagttataaagtcaatttaaatcacttgaaTTTTcgatgaaaaattacatacacaatATGAAGGGTATATCTGAAAGATCACTCAAAGACGATGCTCAAGGCGGCGGCTCAACGGAACAGTGCCcaaaaattggatttttattaCACAGCAACAACAACccaacagataatttttttctctcaattaaACAAAACCAAGTACAACAGAAATTCAAAGCTCTCGGATTAAAACACCCAAACTCATGAATCACCCGAATCACCCAAACTCACAATTTCATATGTCAAATTCTCGGATTCAGTTACCCAAACTCATGAATCACCCGATTTGCGGCTCTTGGATTCAATCCAAACAACACTCGGGTTCaaccaaaactcaaaaatcaaTTCACAATTTAGAAAGAGGTGAAATGGCTTGAAAGAGGATgagtattttccaaaataatctgAGGAAATCCGTGGAATATATATAGACTAGCAATGGCGGTTTTGAAGAGCTATGTGTCGCACGggtagagaaaaatgaaaacggCATCAAGCCGTGGAGGACAGAGATGAAATCGCGCGGACGTGTGGAGCGGCGGTGACGACAGCTCATTCGGAGTCCATGCCTAATGCCACCGAGATGCTATGGAAGAGTGAGGTGGTGGCGTGGGGATCGGCAGCTCGACAGCAAGGTTTCGGAGTCACTACCGAAAGACACGGAGTGAAAGAAGCAAGGTGGAGGTGGCGGCTCGTGACTGGCTTGCGGATTGAAGTCCCGAAGTGGCGTCGGCAGCAACTGCGTGGAGAGTAAGCTGCAggtagaagaaggaagaagaatgaagaagaagaaataagaagaagaagaaggaagtcGAGCGGCGCAAGGGAGAAATGAAGGAACCCTAGCCCCTAGatcaaaacggcgtcgtttcggAAAGTGAGAGTTGGGTCTCACGGGCTGCACGGCTTGGCCGTGTTTCACACAAAGCCTGGGCCCcttgctgggctgggctggatCTCGGGTCACCAACACACACAAACACCCACGGcctatagaaaaaaatacacatcCGCACACACATAGtccaaataataatacaataaaaattacaaaaaaatttcctaacacaaatataaaataataaataaagaaattaaaatcccaacatacctatttaattaaaataataaattaacccaatattaaaattttaa comes from Juglans microcarpa x Juglans regia isolate MS1-56 chromosome 8S, Jm3101_v1.0, whole genome shotgun sequence and encodes:
- the LOC121244198 gene encoding uncharacterized protein LOC121244198; protein product: MAPYETLYGRKCRSPLFWDEVGEGNLVGLDIVQEMKNQVQIIRDKMAAAQSRQKSYSDMRRRDLLFEDGDCVYLKVSPMKGVKRFGKKGKLSPRYVGPFQILEKVGSVAYRIALPEHFGEIHDVFHVSSLKNSFGQQEPRFVNPESIQLRSDLTYEVVPTQILDRKEQQLRSKSIPLVMVS
- the LOC121244199 gene encoding uncharacterized protein LOC121244199 → MDRSGIPHPEPEIDLSRSDGNLAMARALTRMTEFLQQNFPPQREQQNGCPYECFLAHRTPTFSEQEDPLRAGRWISDLEKTFEICGCTETQKVLYASYLLQGDATAWWGTKRELLEMELGSIAAVSWPRFKKEFNDRFFPNTMRKQKAREFNNLVQGVMTVEQYARKFIELGKFATHLIATEEMRIERFQEGLRREIRRQVACLQIPTFQQLVEVVSIAKREFIDPVASPIGQKRRVFGERSSSGSTPKFISRTGARPQMATGVRMGGRAPVCGKCNRSHVGECHMSGIQCFRCGQTRHLARSCPTMMQTNRGGYRGGRITPRPTVQARVYAVTPGEVDDEAQETQNAGVITGTVRLYDYYACTLFDSGASQSFISATFARMCNLVFKPLSQSLVVKLPNGETVWCSKVTLGCPLVLNGMTLKADLIRFKLLEFEIILGMDWLYQYFASINCRSRIVSFQLPGDKYLEFAGSKIKAKPAVISAIQASRDLANGADAYLVHVVSALSERKSVADIPIVMEFSDVFVDDLPGLPPVRDLEFAIDLESGAAPVHKAPYQMAPAELKELKSQLQELVDKGFIQPSATTFSKIDLKSGYYQLRIKDQDIPKTAFRSRYGHFEFKVMPFGLANAPAAFMDMMNRVFRPYLDSFVIVFIDDILVYSREPEEYASHL